In the genome of Campylobacter helveticus, the window GCCCTCATTTGGGTTTAAATCGGCAAATTTTCTTACAAATTTAGGCTTAAAACCCTGATGAAGTCCTAAAAAATCGTGATAAACTAAAACCTGCCCATCGCAGTGCTTCCCAGCCCCTATACCTATGGTAGGCACTTGTAAAATTTCTGTGATTTTTTTGGCTAGTTTGCTTGGCACACACTCCATTAAAACCATACTAGCACCCGCATCTTCCACAGCTTTAGCGTCATCGATGAGTTTTTGCGCGGCTTCTTTACTTTTGCCTTGCACTTTATATCCTCCCATAGCATTGATTGCTTGTGGAGTGAGACCTATGTGAGCGACTACCGGGATAGAGGCACGGCTCAAGGCTTTTATACACTCGCTAAATTCTCTTCCGCCCTCAAGTTTTACGCCATTTGCTCTACCAATTTTAATAAATTTAGCGGCATTTTGCAAAGCATCGTAAGTCGAGCTTTGGTAAGACATAAAAGGCATATCAGCTAAGACAAAGGCGTTTTGAGAGGCTCTTGAGACGGCTTTATTGAAGATAAGCATTTCCTCCACGCTGACACTTAGCGTATCCT includes:
- the panB gene encoding 3-methyl-2-oxobutanoate hydroxymethyltransferase, translating into MRKSIVDFKKQKETQDKITMVAAYDYPSAKALDEAGVDIILVGDSVAMVLLGHEDTLSVSVEEMLIFNKAVSRASQNAFVLADMPFMSYQSSTYDALQNAAKFIKIGRANGVKLEGGREFSECIKALSRASIPVVAHIGLTPQAINAMGGYKVQGKSKEAAQKLIDDAKAVEDAGASMVLMECVPSKLAKKITEILQVPTIGIGAGKHCDGQVLVYHDFLGLHQGFKPKFVRKFADLNPNEGIKAYINAVKSGEFPSDAHSFSLENDEWIEQLY